The Bacillus vallismortis genome window below encodes:
- a CDS encoding YjcZ family sporulation protein gives MGYSNGYGSSFALIVVLFILLIIVGTSFFGGY, from the coding sequence ATGGGTTACTCAAATGGATATGGCAGCTCCTTCGCTTTGATCGTGGTGCTATTCATTTTGTTAATCATTGTTGGAACTTCTTTCTTCGGTGGTTATTAA